The window TCTCGCGCCCTTCGACCACAGCGTACCTCCGGAGCGCATACTGGCCGTGGAGAAAGCGCTGGCGGAACTGAATTTTGGCACGTCGGAGAAGAACTCCATAAACGCCTTCAAGGAGGCCCTCGACAGCCAGTTCCATGCCCTCGGCATGGCGGCGGACACGCGTGTGTCGCGCGGTGTGCTGAAACCCAAGGAGATACTCCCGCCCGCCGTCGAGGCTCCGCGTCCGGCAGCGGTTCCCGCCGGCTCACCGCTGGCGCGAGGACCGCCGTCTGCGGCATCGGGTGGAGTCGCTGCGGATGGCACGGTGATTCTGGGAGCACCCGACCTTCCCCACCATTATGCGCCCGCCCTGCTCGAGCATCCGGAGGCCACCCTCCCGTACCTGCAGCGCGCTCCCGACGACACGGGTATTTACAACAAGATTTTTGACAAGGAGATCGGTGAAAGCATCAACCTCAAGGATCCCGGCAACTACAAGCTTGGCGACCTCGGCAACAATCAGGTCCACGACCTGGGGAAGTTCCTCGGTGAAGGCGCATTCTCCCGCGTGTATGAACTCCGGTCACCCGACTACAGTGATGCGGTCATCAAGTTCCGGCTCAGGGGGGAGGAAGCGACAAGTGCTCCAGACATGATCGCCGACGCGGCCCTGGCTAGCGACCGTCTTGAGCGGGCGGGCATTCCGCAACTCAAGGTCCTCGCCACGGAAACGGAGGGCAACTACCCGTATGCCATCGTTGAAAAGCTGCCCAAGGACGCGGAGATGTTCGACCACACGCTGACTGCGACCGCTGAGGGGCGGGCCAAGGTCAACTTCACCGCGGATCACGAACGGGCTGTCGTGAAGCTCTACGACGATCTGGCGAACAAGGGACTGATCGCGCGCGATCTCAAGATCGACAACCTCTACTTCTTCAAGAAGGACGGCCAGGTGACGGCTGGCATCCTGGATCACGACTTCATCGTGCCATTCGAGAATGCGAAGCAAACCGATTGGTTTGAGGTAGGCATGCTGGCGCCGGGCCTTCTGAACATTTCAAGCGTCAATGGAAAGCCGAGTTTCAACACGGCTCACCAGTTCATGAGCTACATGCTGGAGTCCCGAGGATGGATTTCCCCTCCCACGACGGCGGGAGGAGCCTACAGCAGCAGCCGCCTGAACATCGAATTGCTCAAGGGCACTCCCTTTGAATCCTTCGTCCTGCCACCGAAGGGCTGAGAACCGAACAGCCAACCCCCTGGAGGGGCACGCTCCGTCGTGACCTGGGGACGTGCGTCGCAAGACACCGCCGGACCAATTCACACGCGATCTGCGACCAGCGGAATGCTTTGAACTTTCCGCGGCGTCCGATCATCGATTGTCCCCCGCATGAAGCCTTCCTCAAGCCCGGACCCCGAACTCGACCGACTCCTTGTCTCGGACGCGATCATGGTGGATCCGTATCCCATCTATCGCCGTCTCCGCGAAACGGCCCCGGTTTTCTGGAGCGACTCCTGGAATGCCTGGGTCGTGAGCCGGTACGATGACGTGGGGGAGTCGCTGCGCGACAAGGACAACCTCTCGAATGAAAACCGCCAGGGGCTCCTCTTCAGCGGGCTCTCCGCGGACGAACGCGAGAAACTCGCCCCGCTTCGCCACTATTTCGCCCAAAAGGATGTGATCGGGTCGGATCCCCCCGACCACACCCGCATGCGCGCCCTCGTCCAAAAGGCATTCACGCCAAAGACGATCGCCTCGCTGGAGTCGCGCATACGCAAGCTCGCTGAAACCCTGGTCGGCGAAGCCTGCCGGAAGGAGCGCCCGTTCGATTTTGTCCACGAGGTCGCGCATCCGCTGCCCGTCATCCTGATCGCCGAACTGCTCGGTGCTCCGGTGGAGGATCGCTCCCTGTTCAAGCGGTGGTCCGCCGAAATCCTGGCGTTTCAGGGCACCGGCGTGACCCGGTTCGGACCGGCGATGGTCTCACAGACCGCCCTGATGGAACTGTTCGCTTACATGAACCGCCTCATCGACGAGCGCAGGGCCCGGCCGCAGGACGATCTCATCACCGTGCTCGCACTCGCGGAGGAGAACGGCCGCGGATTCAGTCGCGACGAACTGCTCGCAACCTGCAACACCCTGCTCACCGCCGGTCACGAGACGACTACAAATCTCCTCGGCAATCTCGTTCACCTGCTTCTCTCCCATTCCGAACAGTGGTCCGCCTTGAAGAAAAATCCGGCGCTGATCGGGCCGGCCATCGATGAAGCACTCCGTTTCGAGGCACCCAAACAACGAAACTTCCGTCGCGTAAAGAAGGCGCACGTGTTTGCGGGGGTTCCGTTTGGTGAAAATGAAATGGTTTTCCAACTGATCGGTTCCGCCAACCGCGATCCGGCCCGGATCGATTCGCCGGATGTCTTCAACATCCATCGACCCAAGATCGATCATTTCTCCTTTGGATCAGGCATTCATTTCTGCCTGGGTGCGCCGCTCGCCAAATTGGAAGCGCGCGTAGTCCTCGAAACCGTCATAGCCCACTGCCCTGATGTGCAATTGACGCCGGGCGGCCTCCAATGGCAGGAACGCGTGCAGTTTCGCGGACCGAAAAGCCTGATGCTCGCCTGACACACGAGCACCGTCAGTTCTCAACTCGCCCAGACGAGCAAGCCGGGCTGTCAGGAAAGTATCGGCTTCCGCTTGTTTTGGGGTAGATTTCGAAAGCTTCGGCCTACATGGATCGTAAAGGATCCAACCGAAACAATCCCAGAGTTCCCAAACCGTTTCATTCAATGTCCTCCAAGCCCGTTTACACCGCCGCCATCGACCTCGGCGCCACCAGTGGGCGCGTCATTCTTGGCTCATGGGTCAGGCAGCGCCTCGCGCTGAAGGAAGTGCACCGGTTTTCCAATGCATTCCGCACACTGGGATACCACGACTATTGGGATGTCGGCACCCTGTGGTCAGAGGTCCAGACCGGCTTGCGCGCCGCCGCCGCCGCACTTCCCCGAAATGCGAAACTGGCGTCGGTTGGAGTGGACACCTGGGGCGTCGACTACGTGCTCCTCAACGATGCCGGCAGGCTCGTATTTCCGGTTCACGCCTACCGCGACTCACGCACGCGCCCCGGATTGGAACGCCTGGCCCGCACACGCGCGGCGCTTGAGCGGGTCTATGCGGCGACCGGCATCCCCAATGTCTTCTACAACACATCACTCCAACTCGAGGAGGCCATCGCGTCCTGCCCTGCCCTGACGGACCTCGCCACCCGCTGCCTTTTCCTGCCGGACTACTTTAATTTTCTGCTTTCGGGCAAGGCCGCCAACGAGCTCTCGGTCGCGAGCACGTCCCAATTGATCGATGTGCACACCAGGGACTGGTCCCGTTTCGCCCTGGATCACTTCCGTGTGCCACCCTCCTGGTTCAGTACCCCCGTGCCTGCGGGGACCCGGCTGGGTGGACTGAGGAAGGAACTCGCGCACCTGCATCCGGCTTTTGCCCACACGCAGGTAGTCGCGGTCCCCGGACACGATACGGCGTGTGCCTACGACGCCATGCCCGCCAATCCCGACGGCACCGATCTCTACCTCAGCTCGGGCACCTGGTCGCTGGTCGGATTCGAATGCGACCAGCCCGTGTTGGGCACCGGGGCCATGGCTGCGCGAATCTCCAACGAGCGCACCGGTGACGGTCGTTACCATCCCCTGACCAATGTGATCGGGCTGTGGCTGCTTGAGGGCACGTTGAAGGATTTCGATTCGCGCCCCCAATCCGCGCGCGAATGGGGATCGCTGATCACCGCCGCTGAGAACCAGCCAAAGCCACCGCGGCTGCTCGATGTGACGGATCCCGCCCTGGCAAACCCGACCTCCATGCGCGCCGCAATCGATGCCCAGATCAAGAAGCGCCGGGGCAAAGCGCCAAAGGATATGGCGGGATACATGCGCCTGATCTGCGACTCCCTCGGGCAGGGTCATGCGGACGCGCTCAAGGCCTTTGAAAAACTCGCGCAGCGCACATTCAAACGCATTCTCATGGTCGGCGGCGGCGCCCGGAATCGCCTGCTCTGCCAGGCCACTGCCGACGCCTGCCGGCTTCCCGTCGCCGCCTTCGATCTCGAAGGATCAGCCGTGGGTAACATTGCCTCCCAACTCATTGCCATCAAGGCAGTAAAGAACCTGGAGATCTTCCGTGGCCATTTGAGCGCGCACCTCGACAAACGGGTTTACACACCTCAATGACTTGTTCCCGCTCAGGATGAACGGCGTTCGCGTTTCCGATCGGTCGGGATCCGTGGTTGCAATGGCTGCCGGAAAGCGGAGACTGTAACCTTTCCAGAAAGAACGCCTATCATGCTGAAAAAGTTGATCGCGAAGCTGCGCAAGACCATTGCCCCATCAAGCGTCGCCCAACCACCGCAAAAGCCGACCGCCTCCAAGCCCTCGGGAAGGGATCGA of the Opitutaceae bacterium genome contains:
- a CDS encoding rhamnulokinase produces the protein MDRKGSNRNNPRVPKPFHSMSSKPVYTAAIDLGATSGRVILGSWVRQRLALKEVHRFSNAFRTLGYHDYWDVGTLWSEVQTGLRAAAAALPRNAKLASVGVDTWGVDYVLLNDAGRLVFPVHAYRDSRTRPGLERLARTRAALERVYAATGIPNVFYNTSLQLEEAIASCPALTDLATRCLFLPDYFNFLLSGKAANELSVASTSQLIDVHTRDWSRFALDHFRVPPSWFSTPVPAGTRLGGLRKELAHLHPAFAHTQVVAVPGHDTACAYDAMPANPDGTDLYLSSGTWSLVGFECDQPVLGTGAMAARISNERTGDGRYHPLTNVIGLWLLEGTLKDFDSRPQSAREWGSLITAAENQPKPPRLLDVTDPALANPTSMRAAIDAQIKKRRGKAPKDMAGYMRLICDSLGQGHADALKAFEKLAQRTFKRILMVGGGARNRLLCQATADACRLPVAAFDLEGSAVGNIASQLIAIKAVKNLEIFRGHLSAHLDKRVYTPQ
- a CDS encoding cytochrome P450, which produces MKPSSSPDPELDRLLVSDAIMVDPYPIYRRLRETAPVFWSDSWNAWVVSRYDDVGESLRDKDNLSNENRQGLLFSGLSADEREKLAPLRHYFAQKDVIGSDPPDHTRMRALVQKAFTPKTIASLESRIRKLAETLVGEACRKERPFDFVHEVAHPLPVILIAELLGAPVEDRSLFKRWSAEILAFQGTGVTRFGPAMVSQTALMELFAYMNRLIDERRARPQDDLITVLALAEENGRGFSRDELLATCNTLLTAGHETTTNLLGNLVHLLLSHSEQWSALKKNPALIGPAIDEALRFEAPKQRNFRRVKKAHVFAGVPFGENEMVFQLIGSANRDPARIDSPDVFNIHRPKIDHFSFGSGIHFCLGAPLAKLEARVVLETVIAHCPDVQLTPGGLQWQERVQFRGPKSLMLA